A genomic window from Centroberyx gerrardi isolate f3 chromosome 14, fCenGer3.hap1.cur.20231027, whole genome shotgun sequence includes:
- the LOC139928305 gene encoding sodium- and chloride-dependent taurine transporter-like isoform X2, whose protein sequence is MAQKEKLQCLKDFHKDTLKPSPGKSPGTRPEDEAEGKPPQREKWASKLDFVLSVAGGFVGLGNVWRFPYLCYKNGGGAFLIPYFIFLFGGGLPVFFLEVALGQYTSEGGITCWAKLCPIFTGIGYASIVIVSLLNIYYIVILAWGLYYLFQCFQPELPWAKCKQPWNTENCVEDTVRKNKTLWLAANITNFTSPVTEFWERNVLSISTGIEDLGSLKWDLALCLLAVWVICFFCIWKGVKSTGKVVYITATFPFVMLIVLLVRGVTLPGAAEGIKFYLYPDLSRLQDPEVWIDAGTQIFFSYAICLGAMTSLGSYNKYKYNCYRDCLLLGGLNSGTSFVSGFAIFSVLGFMAQEQGVDIADVAESGPGLAFIAYPKAVSMMPLPTFWAVLFFIMLLLLGLDSQFVEVEGQITSIVDLYPSLLRKGYRREIFIAVMCSISYLLGLAMVTEGGMYVFQLFDYYAASGVCLLWVAFFECIAVAWVYGVDNFYDGIEDMIGYRPNAWMKWSWTIITPVLCMGCFVFSLVKYKPLTYNKVYEYPDWSIGLGWSLALASMICIPMVMVIKILQSEGPLIERIKAVAAPAKGGASSRPKEYSLKGSELTQPLDPNGNNGLIKPTHTIVETMM, encoded by the exons ATGGCACAAAAAGAGAAGCTCCAATGTCTGAAGGATTTCCACAAGGACACCCTGAAACCTTCACCGGGGAAGAGCCCCGGCACGCGGCCTGAGGACGAGGCTGAGGGCAAGCCTCCGCAGAGGGAGAAGTGGGCCAGTAAGCTCGACTTTGTCCTGTCCGTCGCTGGTGGCTTCGTCGGTTTAGGAAACGTCTGGCGGTTCCCCTACCTTTGCTATAAAAATGGTGGAG GTGCATTTCTCATCCCCTACTTCATCTTCCTGTTCGGGGGCGGCCTGCCGGTGTTCTTTCTGGAGGTTGCTTTGGGCCAGTACACCTCTGAGGGAGGGATCACCTGCTGGGCCAAGCTCTGCCCCATCTTCACTG GCATTGGCTACGCCTCCATCGTGATCGTATCTCTACTGAACATCTACTACATTGTGATCTTGGCCTGGGGACTCTACTACCTGTTTCAGTGCTTTCAGCCTGAGCTCCCCTGGGCAAAATGCAAGCAGCCCTGGAACACAGAAAACTGTGTAGAGGACACAGTCCGCAAGAACAAGACCCTTTGGCTAGCAGCCAATATCACCAACTTTACCTCCCCCGTCACTGAGTTCTGGGA ACGCAACGTCCTGAGCATCTCCACTGGGATCGAGGACTTGGGGTCCCTGAAGTGGGACCTGGCCCTGTGTCTCCTGGCAGTGTGGGTTATCTGCTTCTTTTGCATCTGGAAGGGAGTCAAGTCCACTGGGAAA GTGGTGTACATCACGGCAACTTTCCCATTTGTCATGCTGATTGTGCTGCTGGTGCGTGGGGTGACCCTGCCTGGGGCAGCTGAAGGGATCAAATTTTACCTTTACCCTGACCTGAGCCGCCTGCAGGACCCAGAG GTATGGATTGATGCGGGAACCCAGATTTTCTTCTCCTATGCCATCTGCCTGGGGGCCATGACATCTCTGGGGAGctacaacaaatacaaatacaactgCTACAG GGACTGTTTGCTGCTGGGAGGCCTCAACAGCGGTACCAGTTTTGTGTCTGGCTTCGCAATATTTTCCGTCCTGGGCTTCATGGCACAAGAGCAAGGGGTGGACATTGCCGATGTGGCAGAGTCAG GTCCCGGCTTGGCCTTCATCGCCTACCCCAAGGCTGTGTCCATGATGCCGCTGCCTACCTTCTGGGCTGTCCTCTTCTTTATCATGCTGCTGCTTCTGGGCCTCGACAGTCAG TTTGTTGAAGTGGAAGGACAGATCACCTCCATTGTGGATCTGTATCCATCCCTCCTAAGGAAGGGTTACCGGCGAGAGATCTTTATAGCTGTCATGTGTTCCATAAGCTATCTCCTGGGACTTGCCATGGTAACAGAA GGTGGCATGTATGTGTTTCAACTCTTTGACTACTATGCAGCCAGTGGTGTGTGCCTTTTGTGGGTTGCATTCTTTGAATGTATCGCTGTAGCCTGGGTTTATG GAGTCGATAATTTCTATGATGGAATTGAGGATATGATTGGCTACAGACCAAATGCGTGGATGAAATGGAGCTGGACCATCATCACTCCTGTCCTCTGTATG GGTTGCTTCGTCTTCTCCCTGGTGAAGTACAAGCCCTTGACCTACAACAAGGTGTATGAGTACCCCGACTGGTCCATCGGCCTGGGCTGGTCTTTGGCCCTAGCCTCCATGATCTGCATCCCCATGGTGATGGTCATCAAGATCTTGCAGTCTGAGGGACCCCTGATCGAG AGGATCAAAGCGGTGGCAGCCCCAGCGAAGGGAGGCGCGAGCTCTCGCCCCAAAGAGTACAGCCTGAAGGGCAGCGAGCTAACACAGCCCCTGGACCCAAATGGGAACAATGGCTTGATCAAGCCCACCCACACCATTGTAGAAACAATGATGTGA
- the LOC139928305 gene encoding sodium- and chloride-dependent taurine transporter-like isoform X1 gives MKEIMAQKEKLQCLKDFHKDTLKPSPGKSPGTRPEDEAEGKPPQREKWASKLDFVLSVAGGFVGLGNVWRFPYLCYKNGGGAFLIPYFIFLFGGGLPVFFLEVALGQYTSEGGITCWAKLCPIFTGIGYASIVIVSLLNIYYIVILAWGLYYLFQCFQPELPWAKCKQPWNTENCVEDTVRKNKTLWLAANITNFTSPVTEFWERNVLSISTGIEDLGSLKWDLALCLLAVWVICFFCIWKGVKSTGKVVYITATFPFVMLIVLLVRGVTLPGAAEGIKFYLYPDLSRLQDPEVWIDAGTQIFFSYAICLGAMTSLGSYNKYKYNCYRDCLLLGGLNSGTSFVSGFAIFSVLGFMAQEQGVDIADVAESGPGLAFIAYPKAVSMMPLPTFWAVLFFIMLLLLGLDSQFVEVEGQITSIVDLYPSLLRKGYRREIFIAVMCSISYLLGLAMVTEGGMYVFQLFDYYAASGVCLLWVAFFECIAVAWVYGVDNFYDGIEDMIGYRPNAWMKWSWTIITPVLCMGCFVFSLVKYKPLTYNKVYEYPDWSIGLGWSLALASMICIPMVMVIKILQSEGPLIERIKAVAAPAKGGASSRPKEYSLKGSELTQPLDPNGNNGLIKPTHTIVETMM, from the exons ATGAAGGAAAT CATGGCACAAAAAGAGAAGCTCCAATGTCTGAAGGATTTCCACAAGGACACCCTGAAACCTTCACCGGGGAAGAGCCCCGGCACGCGGCCTGAGGACGAGGCTGAGGGCAAGCCTCCGCAGAGGGAGAAGTGGGCCAGTAAGCTCGACTTTGTCCTGTCCGTCGCTGGTGGCTTCGTCGGTTTAGGAAACGTCTGGCGGTTCCCCTACCTTTGCTATAAAAATGGTGGAG GTGCATTTCTCATCCCCTACTTCATCTTCCTGTTCGGGGGCGGCCTGCCGGTGTTCTTTCTGGAGGTTGCTTTGGGCCAGTACACCTCTGAGGGAGGGATCACCTGCTGGGCCAAGCTCTGCCCCATCTTCACTG GCATTGGCTACGCCTCCATCGTGATCGTATCTCTACTGAACATCTACTACATTGTGATCTTGGCCTGGGGACTCTACTACCTGTTTCAGTGCTTTCAGCCTGAGCTCCCCTGGGCAAAATGCAAGCAGCCCTGGAACACAGAAAACTGTGTAGAGGACACAGTCCGCAAGAACAAGACCCTTTGGCTAGCAGCCAATATCACCAACTTTACCTCCCCCGTCACTGAGTTCTGGGA ACGCAACGTCCTGAGCATCTCCACTGGGATCGAGGACTTGGGGTCCCTGAAGTGGGACCTGGCCCTGTGTCTCCTGGCAGTGTGGGTTATCTGCTTCTTTTGCATCTGGAAGGGAGTCAAGTCCACTGGGAAA GTGGTGTACATCACGGCAACTTTCCCATTTGTCATGCTGATTGTGCTGCTGGTGCGTGGGGTGACCCTGCCTGGGGCAGCTGAAGGGATCAAATTTTACCTTTACCCTGACCTGAGCCGCCTGCAGGACCCAGAG GTATGGATTGATGCGGGAACCCAGATTTTCTTCTCCTATGCCATCTGCCTGGGGGCCATGACATCTCTGGGGAGctacaacaaatacaaatacaactgCTACAG GGACTGTTTGCTGCTGGGAGGCCTCAACAGCGGTACCAGTTTTGTGTCTGGCTTCGCAATATTTTCCGTCCTGGGCTTCATGGCACAAGAGCAAGGGGTGGACATTGCCGATGTGGCAGAGTCAG GTCCCGGCTTGGCCTTCATCGCCTACCCCAAGGCTGTGTCCATGATGCCGCTGCCTACCTTCTGGGCTGTCCTCTTCTTTATCATGCTGCTGCTTCTGGGCCTCGACAGTCAG TTTGTTGAAGTGGAAGGACAGATCACCTCCATTGTGGATCTGTATCCATCCCTCCTAAGGAAGGGTTACCGGCGAGAGATCTTTATAGCTGTCATGTGTTCCATAAGCTATCTCCTGGGACTTGCCATGGTAACAGAA GGTGGCATGTATGTGTTTCAACTCTTTGACTACTATGCAGCCAGTGGTGTGTGCCTTTTGTGGGTTGCATTCTTTGAATGTATCGCTGTAGCCTGGGTTTATG GAGTCGATAATTTCTATGATGGAATTGAGGATATGATTGGCTACAGACCAAATGCGTGGATGAAATGGAGCTGGACCATCATCACTCCTGTCCTCTGTATG GGTTGCTTCGTCTTCTCCCTGGTGAAGTACAAGCCCTTGACCTACAACAAGGTGTATGAGTACCCCGACTGGTCCATCGGCCTGGGCTGGTCTTTGGCCCTAGCCTCCATGATCTGCATCCCCATGGTGATGGTCATCAAGATCTTGCAGTCTGAGGGACCCCTGATCGAG AGGATCAAAGCGGTGGCAGCCCCAGCGAAGGGAGGCGCGAGCTCTCGCCCCAAAGAGTACAGCCTGAAGGGCAGCGAGCTAACACAGCCCCTGGACCCAAATGGGAACAATGGCTTGATCAAGCCCACCCACACCATTGTAGAAACAATGATGTGA
- the abtb1 gene encoding ankyrin repeat and BTB/POZ domain-containing protein 1 yields MDAYDLFTSCKKGDICRVRYLVEQRDVDVNLRDKWDSTPLYYACLCGHEELVQYLLTSGAKCEANTFDAERCMYGSLSDSVRRLLKDYKCISAQTMQRDYFDYFLHMLLEQGQHSDVKFLVHGETYPGHRCVLSARSEYFNAMFETKWEGKNLITLKHPLINPAAFGAILQYFYTGRMDIDVSLVEDCRRLAKQCKMGDLIDELEIKYKQGYGFVSNKPGTCVKVLTLEPQNCRLQDEMAQLADCALPAELRVGFGELPFNRIDKFPTYPDICFRVDGFNFMCHKAFFCGRSDYFKALLEDHFSEGETLQSQPSTPVLTLHNISHEIFIHLLYYIYSDDTELTAENVFDVLCVADMYLLPGLKRLCGKTLANTICEDNVLHMWKTAKLFRLSRLEDQCTEFMAKIIERLVEQVEFAEMIKEDAASVEERHETDSIPLVDDIRYHIASNVQTYSAIEEANQKLQALQELLVSIDLEC; encoded by the exons ATGGATGCTTACGATTTGTTTACAAGTTGCAAAAAGGGTGACATTTGTAGAGTCAG ATACCTTGTTGAACAAAGAGACGTGGACGTCAATTTAAGAGATAAATGGGACAGCACCCCATT GTATTATGCTTGCCTCTGTGGCCACGAGGAGCTGGTCCAGTACTTGTTGACTAGTG GTGCCAAGTGTGAAGCCAACACGTTTGATGCGGAGAGGTGTATGTACGGCTCCCTGAGCGACTCCGTGCGACGCCTGCTCAAAGATTACAAGTGCATCAGCGCCCAAACCATGCAGCGGGACTACTTTGACTACTTTCTGCACAT GTTACTTGAGCAGGGTCAGCACAGTGACGTCAAGTTCCTGGTTCACGGAGAGACGTATCCGGGTCACCGCTGCGTCCTCAGCGCTCGCTCGGAGTACTTCAATGCCATGTTCGAGACCAAGTGGGAAGGCAAGAACCTGATCACCCTCAAACACCCTTTG ATAAACCCTGCGGCCTTTGGAGCCATCCTGCAGTATTTCTATACAG GACGTATGGACATCGATGTAAGCCTGGTGGAGGACTGCAGGCGACTTGCTAAACAGTGCAAGATGGGAGATCTCATAGATGAGCTGGAGATTAAATATAAACAGGGGTATGGATTTG TGTCCAATAAGCCGGGAACCTGTGTGAAGGTGCTCACCCTGGAGCCTCAGAACTGTCGGCTTCAGGACGAGATGGCTCAACTAGCTGACTGTGCGCTTCCTGCAGAGCTAAGA GTTGGATTTGGTGAACTTCCCTTTAACAGAATTGACAAATTCCCTACTTATCCCGACATTTGCTTCAGAGTCGATGGTTTCAATTTCATGTGCCATAAG GCATTTTTCTGTGGACGCAGTGATTATTTTAAAGCCTTGCTGGAAGATCACTTCAGTGAGGGAGAGACGCTGCAGTCCCAGCCCAGCACCCCGGTGCTCACTCTCCACAACATCTCCCATGAAATCTTCATCCACCTTCTGTATTACATCTACAGTGATGACACAGAG CTAACTGCGGAGAACGTGTTTGACGTGCTCTGCGTGGCCGACATGTATCTGCTGCCGGGGCTGAAGCGTCTGTGTGGGAAGACTCTTGCTAACACTATATGTGAGGACAACGTGCTCCACATGTGGAAGACCGCCAAGCTTTTCCGCCTGTCTCGCCTGGAGGACCAGTGCACAGAGTTCATGGCCAAGATCATCGAGAGG CTGGTGGAGCAGGTTGAGTTTGCAGAGATGATCAAAGAGGACGCCGCGTCGGTGGAGGAGCGACACGAGACGGACTCCATCCCCCTGGTGGACGACATCCGCTACCACATCGCCAGCAACGTCCAGACCTACAGCGCTATCGAGGAGGCCAACCAGAAGCTGCAGgccctgcaggagctgctggtcAGCATTGACCTTGAGTGCTGA
- the LOC144542313 gene encoding deoxyribonuclease-1-like, protein MKIASFNVQRFGLTKVSDPNVLSTLVKIVSRYDIIVILEVVDVSGASVNLLLNELNRANTIHHYTLKLSIRLGRNRYKEQFLFLYRDDLVDLIDCYQYEDNQVNDLDAFSREPYSLRFKPHNTVLKDVVLIPVHTTPRDTEKELDELYEVFLAVKDKWKTDNIMILGDFNADGAYVSDEGLKEIRIRSDKNFHWLIGDDVDTTSNPANEHTYDRIVVYGQDMLAAIVPDSAKPFNFHKEFSMTEEMALRVSDHYPVEVELRRSSPSWTIQRGHGTGFGQSPPAADDRPVKVSLQESLQIDVLKLTKENLLLEREKLLLQICLLKQKLATLNCTNN, encoded by the exons ATGAAGATTGCATCGTTCAATGTACAGAGGTTTGGACTGACTAAGGTTTCAGATCCAAATGTCCTTTCAACACTGGTcaag ATTGTGTCTCGATACGACATTATAGTGATTCTGGAGGTGGTGGATGTGAGCGGAGCTTCCGTTAACTTGTTATTGAACGAACTGAATAG AGCCAACACAATACACCACTACACTCTGAAGCTCAGTATCCGCCTGGGAAGGAACAGATACAAGGAACAGTTCTTATTTCTCTACAG GGATGATCTGGTCGACCTGATTGACTGCTATCAATATGAAGACAACCAGGTGAATGACTTGGATGCTTTTTCCAGAGAGCCTTACAGTCTGCGCTTCAAACCACACAACACAG TGCTGAAGGATGTAGTCCTGATCCCGGTCCACACCACACCACgggacacagagaaagagctgGATGAGCTCTATGAGGTCTTCCTGGCAGTTAAAGACAAATGGAAAACGGAT AACATAATGATCTTGGGGGACTTCAACGCAGACGGGGCGTACGTCTCAGATGAGGGACTGAAGGAGATCCGTATCCGGAGCGACAAGAATTTCCACTGGCTGATTGGTGATGATGTGGACACCACTTCAAACCCAGCGAATGAACACACCTACGACAG GATTGTTGTGTACGGACAAGACATGCTTGCCGCCATTGTGCCAGACTCAGCCAAGCCATTCAATTTCCATAAAGAGTTTTCTATGACAGAGGAAATG GCCCTAAGAGTGAGCGATCACTATCCTGTCGAGGTGGAATTACGTCGCTCCTCTCCTTCCTGGACGATTCAGAGAGGTCACGGAACTGGCTTTGGTCAATCTCCACCTGCAGCAGATGACAGGCCTGTCAAAG TGAGTCTGCAAGAGAGCTTGCAGATTGATGTGCTGAAACTGACGAAGGAAAACCTCCTGCTGGAACGGGAGAAACTTCTGCTCCAGATCTGCTTGTTAAAACAAAAGCTCGCTACGCTCAACTGCACGAATAATTAG